TTTATTTAAAAACACATTATTTAGCCGTACTTTGCTTGCAAAACCACTCGTAAAGTAACGTAATAATCGACTCAACTTTTGGGTCGATTAGCGAATAATAAATAGTGTGCCCATCGCGGCGAGTCGCTACTAGCTGCGCTTTGCGTAAACTCGCTAAATGCTGAGACAAAGCAGACTGGGCCAAAGGAATATTTTTATTTAACTCACCCACACTTTGCTCACCTTGCAACAAACTACATAAAATCATTAAGCGACTTTTATTAGCCATAAGTTTTAAAAATTGCTCTGCCTGCTGAGCGTTTTCGGCAAGTTGTTCAATATTCATTGTGATACTTAGTTATTTTGCGTGCTTTAATTATAGACTTTTACATTAGTAAGTTCTAATATAATTAACATTAGTGGTTACTAATGTTAATACCAATAGATGTAAATCATCGGTAATACAGTTTTTATTAGTGGCTGTGCCGTTACAATTTCGATGCTTTTAAACTACTTTGTTGAGAGTAGCTTTCAATTTTTAACACATTT
The sequence above is drawn from the Pseudoalteromonas espejiana DSM 9414 genome and encodes:
- a CDS encoding ArsR/SmtB family transcription factor produces the protein MNIEQLAENAQQAEQFLKLMANKSRLMILCSLLQGEQSVGELNKNIPLAQSALSQHLASLRKAQLVATRRDGHTIYYSLIDPKVESIITLLYEWFCKQSTAK